The Streptomyces sp. NL15-2K genome contains a region encoding:
- a CDS encoding sugar ABC transporter permease: MTTLINTSRTAPPPVRPRTSTVISKWRRRAPLLPALIFTIVVTQLPFVATLVISTFQWNILQPGDRHFTGLDNYGTVFTDGRLRAAVLNTVVLTASVVIISVVLGLALALLLDRRFAGRGLARTLLIAPFLVMPVAAALLWKHAIYNPDYGLLNGTLNAVYRFFGADHGPTIDWVSNFPMPAVVLSLVWQWTPFMMLILLAGLQAQPGDVLEAARVDGASAMATFRHITLPHLRQYIELGVLLGTIYVVQTFDAVYTITQGGPGSRTTNLPYEIYLTMFRKYEYGEAAAAGVVVVLGSIVIATFALRTIASLFREEVSR; this comes from the coding sequence ATGACCACGCTCATCAACACATCCAGAACAGCACCACCTCCGGTGCGTCCGCGAACATCCACCGTCATCAGCAAATGGCGGCGGCGCGCTCCGCTGCTGCCCGCGCTGATCTTCACCATCGTCGTCACGCAGCTGCCCTTCGTGGCCACGCTCGTGATCTCCACCTTCCAGTGGAACATCCTGCAACCGGGCGACCGGCACTTCACCGGTCTGGACAATTACGGAACCGTCTTCACCGATGGGCGGCTGCGCGCGGCCGTGCTCAACACCGTCGTCCTCACCGCGTCGGTGGTCATCATCAGCGTCGTCCTCGGCCTGGCTCTGGCACTGCTGCTCGACCGCCGGTTCGCCGGCCGGGGACTGGCCCGCACCCTGCTCATCGCCCCGTTCCTCGTCATGCCGGTCGCCGCCGCGCTGCTGTGGAAGCACGCCATCTACAACCCCGACTACGGCCTGCTCAACGGCACCCTCAACGCCGTCTACCGGTTCTTCGGCGCCGACCACGGCCCCACCATCGACTGGGTGTCCAACTTCCCCATGCCGGCTGTCGTGCTGTCGCTGGTGTGGCAGTGGACCCCGTTCATGATGCTGATCCTGCTGGCGGGTCTGCAGGCGCAGCCCGGTGACGTGCTGGAGGCGGCCCGGGTGGACGGGGCGTCGGCCATGGCCACCTTCCGCCACATCACCCTGCCGCACCTGCGGCAGTACATCGAACTGGGCGTCCTGCTCGGCACGATCTACGTCGTGCAGACCTTCGACGCGGTCTACACCATCACCCAGGGCGGCCCCGGCTCCCGGACCACCAACCTGCCCTACGAGATCTACCTGACCATGTTCCGCAAGTACGAGTACGGCGAGGCGGCCGCCGCCGGTGTCGTGGTCGTACTCGGCTCCATCGTCATCGCCACCTTCGCCCTGCGCACCATCGCGTCGCTGTTCCGCGAGGAGGTATCGCGATGA
- a CDS encoding carbohydrate ABC transporter permease, whose amino-acid sequence MTVRLTPLWTFVAWLATLAFFAPVAWMVLTSFHQEADAATNPPSLLAPLTLDQYKLLFSRDITPFLLNSAMASVLSTLLVLALAVPTAYALSIKPVEKWTDVMFFFLSTKFLPAIAALLPVYLIVKDIGMLDNVWTLIVLYTAMNLPIAVWMMRSFLAEVPREILEAAEMDGANLLTVLWRVVAPIAMPGLAATSLICFIFSWNEFMFAVNLTATQASTAPVFLVGFITSEGLFLARLCAAATLVSLPVLIAGFAAQDKLVRGLSLGAVK is encoded by the coding sequence ATGACCGTACGGCTCACTCCCCTGTGGACCTTCGTCGCCTGGCTCGCCACGCTGGCCTTCTTCGCACCTGTGGCGTGGATGGTGCTCACCTCCTTCCACCAGGAGGCCGACGCGGCGACCAACCCGCCCAGCCTGCTGGCCCCCCTCACCCTCGACCAGTACAAGCTGCTGTTCAGCCGGGACATCACGCCGTTCCTCCTCAACTCGGCCATGGCCAGCGTCCTTTCGACGCTGCTCGTCCTCGCCCTGGCGGTGCCGACGGCCTACGCGCTGTCCATCAAGCCGGTCGAGAAGTGGACCGACGTGATGTTCTTCTTCCTGTCCACCAAGTTCCTCCCGGCCATCGCGGCCCTGCTGCCGGTGTACCTGATCGTCAAGGACATCGGGATGCTCGACAACGTGTGGACACTGATCGTGCTCTACACCGCCATGAACCTCCCGATCGCGGTGTGGATGATGCGCTCGTTCCTCGCCGAGGTCCCCAGGGAGATCCTGGAGGCGGCCGAGATGGACGGGGCCAACCTGCTCACCGTGCTGTGGCGGGTCGTCGCGCCGATCGCCATGCCCGGACTCGCCGCCACCTCGCTGATCTGCTTCATCTTCAGCTGGAACGAGTTCATGTTCGCCGTCAACCTCACCGCGACGCAGGCATCCACCGCGCCGGTGTTCCTGGTCGGCTTCATCACCAGCGAGGGCCTCTTCCTCGCCCGGCTCTGCGCGGCGGCCACGCTGGTGTCGCTGCCGGTCCTCATCGCCGGTTTCGCCGCCCAGGACAAACTGGTCCGCGGCCTCTCCCTAGGAGCAGTCAAGTGA
- a CDS encoding LacI family DNA-binding transcriptional regulator, producing the protein MTRSAADGAVPKWRSRRNFAGSRPVMDDVARLAGVSKQTVSRVLNDHPSVRPATREAVVQAMRTLGYRPSRSARSLASGRTRMLGVISFDAARYGPASILTAINTAAQEAGYLVSSIALDTADHDTVVEAVDRLSAEGADGVIAIAPQLWVGRALADTHLDTPLVVLENGLDTETHLVTGDSRAGARKATEHLLGLGHSTVWHLAGPTGWTSADHRRTSWRSTLEAAGAHVPEPLVGDWSADSGYDLGRRLAARPDVTAVFVSNDQMALGVLHALHEAGRPVPDEVSVVGYDDIPEAAHLLPPLTTVRTDFAEIGTRSLRLLLNRIDGSTEPPKPESLVPVDLVVRRSSGPAPR; encoded by the coding sequence ATGACCCGAAGCGCCGCCGACGGAGCGGTTCCGAAGTGGCGCAGCAGACGGAACTTCGCGGGCTCGCGTCCCGTGATGGACGACGTGGCCCGGCTGGCCGGAGTCTCCAAGCAGACCGTCTCCCGCGTGCTCAACGACCACCCGTCCGTCCGCCCCGCGACACGCGAGGCGGTCGTCCAGGCCATGCGCACACTCGGCTACCGGCCCAGCCGCAGCGCCAGGTCGCTGGCCAGCGGGCGAACCCGGATGCTCGGGGTCATCTCCTTCGACGCCGCCCGCTACGGACCCGCCTCCATCCTCACCGCGATCAACACGGCGGCGCAGGAGGCCGGCTACCTGGTGAGCTCCATCGCCCTCGACACGGCCGACCACGACACGGTGGTCGAGGCCGTGGACCGGCTGTCGGCCGAGGGCGCGGACGGCGTGATCGCCATCGCCCCGCAGCTGTGGGTGGGCCGGGCGCTGGCCGACACCCACCTCGACACCCCGCTGGTGGTGCTGGAGAACGGCCTCGACACCGAGACCCACCTGGTCACCGGCGACTCCCGGGCCGGGGCCCGCAAGGCCACCGAGCACCTGCTCGGGCTCGGCCACTCCACCGTCTGGCACCTCGCGGGCCCCACCGGCTGGACCTCGGCCGACCATCGGCGGACCAGTTGGCGTTCGACCCTGGAGGCGGCCGGTGCCCACGTCCCCGAGCCGCTCGTCGGGGACTGGAGCGCCGACTCCGGCTACGACCTGGGGCGCCGGCTGGCCGCCCGGCCGGACGTCACGGCGGTGTTCGTCTCCAACGACCAGATGGCGCTCGGCGTCCTGCACGCCCTGCACGAGGCCGGGCGGCCGGTGCCGGACGAGGTCAGCGTGGTCGGCTACGACGACATCCCGGAGGCCGCCCATCTGCTGCCTCCGCTGACCACCGTCCGTACCGACTTCGCGGAGATCGGCACCCGCTCCCTGCGGCTCCTGCTGAACCGCATCGACGGCTCCACCGAGCCGCCGAAGCCCGAGTCGCTCGTCCCCGTCGACCTCGTCGTCCGCCGCAGCAGCGGACCGGCGCCGCGCTGA
- a CDS encoding beta-galactosidase has product MAHPHHLRVPSPAGPPLTGHLPFADAPGVPDPIEVTSRWLTRGGRPWFPVSGEFHYSRYPAAEWEEELLKMKAGGVSAVASYIIWIHHEEIEGRVRFDGDRDLRGFAELCARHGLDFIPRIGPWSHAEVRGGGLPDWLLARDCTPRTDDPAYLEPVRAWFAAIAEQLHGLDRAHGGPIVAIQIENELYDQPGHLLTLKRMAQEAGLSAPLWTSTAWGGVRLPPDELLPLYGGYTETFWTEADGGWPDTCRKHFFFTHQRDDEGIGADLRPTTVRGGTPDAYAGRFPWATCELGGGMAVSYHRRPRVDADDIGALGLTKIGCGSVWQGFYMFHGGTNPTGELTTLQESHATGYPNDLPVLTYDFQAPLGEYGQYRRTYHELRLQHLLLADFGDRIAPMESVLPERRPSGQDDRDTLRWAVRTDGASGFLFVNNHQPHEPLPDHPETSFTVEFPGDGGSLTLPTLPVTVPRGAYFCWPLRLDVAGLRLEWATAQPVCTVDVDGRTVLVLAATEGIDPELALDASTVTSVSTPSGDVTPVGGRVLVSGLRPGTDALVEVETADGGRVGLLVLDAATARTAYRGVAWGAERLVLCEAGVVFDPSGREEVRLHGSDAPVSFAVLPAPEQAPVVDGAAVSAAADGMFTRYAVEVDTDAGAGAGAGDTSVPVTLVRPAGPAPDTATGVLDRASAPADKHFDTVAAEYRVDVPDDLPPGTILRLHWSGDVGRAYVGDTLVADQYFSGLAWDIGVDRLPADTLRAEGLRLRVLPLHPDAPVYVPREAAGAAESVAITHAEWITRRRWSVRAG; this is encoded by the coding sequence GCGCGGCGGCCGTCCCTGGTTCCCGGTCTCCGGCGAGTTCCACTACTCCCGCTACCCGGCCGCGGAGTGGGAGGAGGAGCTGCTGAAGATGAAGGCGGGCGGGGTGAGCGCCGTCGCCAGCTACATCATCTGGATCCACCACGAGGAGATCGAGGGCCGTGTCCGCTTCGACGGCGACCGCGACCTGCGCGGCTTCGCCGAGCTGTGTGCCCGGCACGGCCTGGACTTCATCCCGCGCATCGGTCCCTGGTCCCACGCGGAGGTCCGGGGCGGCGGCCTGCCCGACTGGCTGCTGGCCCGCGACTGCACCCCGCGCACCGACGACCCGGCCTATCTGGAGCCCGTGCGTGCCTGGTTCGCGGCCATCGCCGAGCAGTTGCACGGCCTGGACCGGGCCCACGGCGGCCCGATCGTGGCGATCCAGATCGAGAACGAGCTCTACGACCAGCCCGGCCACCTCCTCACCCTCAAGCGGATGGCCCAGGAGGCCGGGCTGAGCGCCCCGCTGTGGACGTCGACCGCCTGGGGCGGGGTCCGGCTCCCGCCGGACGAGTTGCTTCCGCTGTACGGCGGCTACACCGAGACCTTCTGGACCGAGGCCGACGGCGGCTGGCCCGACACCTGCCGCAAGCACTTCTTCTTCACCCACCAGCGCGACGACGAGGGCATCGGCGCCGACCTCAGGCCGACGACCGTGCGCGGCGGCACCCCGGACGCCTACGCCGGCCGTTTCCCGTGGGCCACCTGCGAGTTGGGCGGCGGCATGGCGGTGTCGTACCACCGCCGGCCGCGCGTCGACGCCGACGACATCGGCGCGCTCGGCCTCACCAAGATCGGCTGCGGCTCGGTCTGGCAGGGCTTCTACATGTTCCACGGCGGCACGAACCCGACCGGGGAGCTCACCACCCTGCAGGAGTCCCACGCCACCGGCTATCCCAACGACCTGCCGGTCCTGACGTACGACTTCCAGGCGCCGCTCGGCGAGTACGGCCAGTACCGGCGGACGTACCACGAACTGCGGCTCCAGCACCTGCTGCTGGCCGACTTCGGCGACCGCATCGCACCCATGGAGTCCGTGCTGCCGGAGCGCCGGCCGAGCGGGCAGGACGACCGCGACACCCTGCGGTGGGCCGTGCGCACCGACGGCGCCTCGGGCTTCCTGTTCGTCAACAACCACCAGCCGCACGAGCCGCTGCCCGACCATCCCGAGACGTCGTTCACCGTCGAATTCCCCGGTGACGGAGGCTCCTTGACCCTGCCGACCCTCCCCGTCACCGTGCCCCGCGGCGCCTACTTCTGCTGGCCGCTGCGGCTCGACGTGGCGGGTCTGCGGCTGGAGTGGGCCACCGCCCAGCCGGTGTGCACGGTCGACGTGGACGGCCGTACGGTCCTGGTGCTGGCCGCGACCGAGGGCATCGACCCCGAACTGGCCCTGGACGCTTCGACGGTGACGTCGGTCAGCACGCCGTCCGGGGACGTCACTCCCGTCGGCGGCCGGGTGCTGGTCAGCGGACTGCGACCCGGTACCGACGCGCTGGTCGAGGTGGAGACGGCGGACGGCGGCCGGGTCGGTCTGCTGGTCCTGGACGCGGCGACGGCACGCACCGCCTACCGGGGTGTGGCCTGGGGCGCCGAGCGGCTGGTGCTGTGCGAGGCGGGTGTCGTCTTCGACCCGTCCGGCCGGGAGGAGGTACGGCTGCACGGCTCGGACGCGCCGGTGTCGTTCGCGGTGCTGCCCGCGCCGGAGCAGGCGCCGGTGGTGGACGGGGCGGCGGTGAGCGCGGCGGCGGACGGGATGTTCACCCGGTACGCGGTCGAGGTCGACACAGATGCCGGTGCCGGTGCCGGTGCCGGTGACACCTCAGTGCCGGTCACCCTGGTACGGCCCGCCGGGCCCGCCCCCGACACCGCCACCGGCGTGCTGGACCGGGCGAGCGCGCCCGCGGACAAGCACTTCGACACCGTGGCCGCCGAGTACCGCGTCGACGTCCCGGACGACCTGCCGCCGGGGACGATCCTGCGCCTGCACTGGAGCGGGGACGTGGGGCGGGCGTACGTGGGCGACACGCTCGTCGCCGACCAGTACTTCTCCGGGCTCGCCTGGGACATCGGCGTCGACCGGCTGCCCGCCGACACCCTGCGCGCCGAGGGCCTGCGGCTGCGGGTGCTGCCGCTGCACCCTGACGCGCCCGTGTACGTGCCCCGGGAAGCGGCCGGTGCCGCAGAGAGCGTCGCCATCACGCACGCCGAGTGGATCACCCGCCGCCGCTGGTCCGTCCGGGCCGGCTGA
- a CDS encoding sugar ABC transporter substrate-binding protein: protein MIHVLGTATAAGSLLVSCSGAGGSSSSCGGKSINVLMVGNPQMEDIAQLTKSTFTKDTGIKVNFTILPENELRDKVTQDIATQAGQYDVATVGAYEVPVWHENGWLHELDSYADKDTAFDKGDLLKPMVQSLSGSDGKMYALPFYGESSFLMYNKEVMAEKGITVPERPTWQQVADIAAKADGARPGMKGICLRGLPGWGELGAPLTTMVNTFGGTWFTKDWKAQVNSPEFKKATNFYVDLVRKHGEAGAPQAGFTECLNAMSQGKVAMWYDATSAAGSLEDPKVSKVAGKAGYAYAPVVETKNSGWLWTWAWAMPKTTKKADAASQFMLWASSKKYEQLVGEKLGWPRVPAGKRSSTYEIPEYEKASQAFGDITLNSIQEADPTNPGVQPRPTVGVQFVAVPEFQDLGTKVTQEISAAIAGQTSVDKALNDGQKLAEEVAEKHQ, encoded by the coding sequence ATGATCCACGTCCTCGGCACGGCCACGGCCGCAGGCTCGCTGCTGGTCTCCTGCAGCGGGGCGGGCGGCTCCTCGAGCTCCTGTGGCGGCAAGAGCATCAATGTGCTGATGGTCGGCAACCCGCAGATGGAGGACATCGCGCAGCTGACGAAGAGCACGTTCACGAAGGACACCGGCATCAAGGTCAACTTCACGATCCTTCCCGAGAACGAGCTGCGCGACAAGGTCACCCAGGACATCGCAACGCAGGCCGGCCAGTACGACGTCGCCACCGTCGGGGCCTACGAGGTGCCTGTCTGGCACGAGAACGGCTGGCTGCACGAGCTGGACTCCTACGCCGACAAGGACACCGCATTCGACAAGGGCGACCTGCTGAAGCCGATGGTGCAGTCGCTGTCCGGCTCGGACGGCAAGATGTACGCGCTGCCCTTCTACGGGGAGTCCTCCTTCCTGATGTACAACAAGGAGGTCATGGCGGAGAAGGGCATCACGGTGCCCGAACGGCCGACCTGGCAGCAGGTCGCCGACATCGCCGCCAAGGCCGACGGCGCCCGTCCCGGGATGAAGGGCATCTGTCTGCGCGGTCTGCCAGGTTGGGGTGAGCTGGGCGCGCCGCTGACTACCATGGTCAACACCTTCGGCGGCACCTGGTTCACCAAGGACTGGAAGGCGCAGGTCAACAGCCCCGAGTTCAAGAAGGCGACGAACTTCTACGTCGATCTGGTCAGGAAGCACGGTGAGGCGGGGGCCCCGCAGGCCGGGTTCACCGAGTGCCTGAACGCCATGAGCCAGGGCAAGGTCGCGATGTGGTACGACGCGACCAGCGCGGCCGGGTCGCTGGAGGACCCCAAGGTCAGCAAGGTCGCCGGCAAGGCCGGGTACGCCTACGCACCGGTGGTGGAGACCAAGAACAGCGGCTGGCTGTGGACATGGGCGTGGGCCATGCCCAAGACCACGAAGAAGGCCGACGCCGCCTCGCAGTTCATGCTGTGGGCCTCCAGCAAGAAGTACGAGCAGCTCGTCGGCGAGAAGCTCGGCTGGCCCCGCGTCCCGGCCGGAAAGCGGTCCAGCACCTACGAGATCCCCGAGTACGAGAAGGCCTCCCAGGCCTTTGGTGACATCACCCTGAACTCCATCCAGGAGGCCGACCCGACCAACCCGGGTGTGCAGCCCCGCCCCACGGTCGGCGTCCAGTTCGTGGCCGTCCCCGAGTTCCAGGATCTGGGGACGAAGGTGACCCAGGAGATCTCCGCGGCCATCGCCGGCCAGACCAGCGTGGACAAGGCACTGAACGACGGCCAGAAGCTCGCCGAGGAAGTCGCCGAGAAGCACCAGTGA
- a CDS encoding glycosyltransferase family 87 protein produces the protein MTVRAASAPAPADIAAPPRKPPYRRVASFLRRRRVPLLATVTMLPLYLVWALFRANGGGDLAAQETWARFAAEHGDSAYGLFWFGGIHTANYSVISPYLMGFFGVRTIGVASGLAAGWLAAVLFERSGIRRPLPPALMAAFGLWVNIAAGRVTFALGVAFALAACVLLVGERRVWLAAGYAMLATAGSPVAGLFLVVAGAAYGLLRDWKRAAALTVPPFLVVGTTTLMFPFHGEEPMAAGRIPWPALLGVAVAVFSPRRWRVVRLGGAVYAVGVLLTYLIPSPIGANVERFALLFAPAVLLAAVLSADRRPRYGRGALAVALAGSLLWLGSGTPTSFLRGTGQVPAWAADSQGVVRALDRLGADRTRVEVVPAHDHRESAVLAPYVNLARGWNTQLDMTRGRLFYDGTLTPTTYRAWLDHWAVGFVVLPEAEPDRFGEAEARLLRDSLPAWLEPVWSDAHWRVYRVRDAVPLVSAPATVVRTSDAALDVRIPKPGSVTVRVAYSPWLRVEGACLREEGEFTRLTVDTPGVYRIDSAYLASASPSGSAGC, from the coding sequence ATGACAGTTCGTGCCGCGTCGGCCCCTGCCCCGGCGGACATCGCCGCCCCGCCTCGGAAGCCGCCGTACCGCCGGGTCGCATCGTTTCTGCGTCGTCGACGTGTGCCGCTGCTCGCCACCGTGACCATGCTGCCGCTGTATCTGGTGTGGGCGCTCTTCCGCGCCAACGGCGGCGGAGATCTCGCGGCCCAGGAGACCTGGGCACGGTTCGCCGCCGAGCACGGCGATTCCGCCTACGGCCTGTTCTGGTTCGGCGGGATCCACACCGCGAACTACAGCGTGATCTCCCCGTACCTGATGGGCTTCTTCGGCGTGCGCACGATCGGCGTCGCCTCCGGACTGGCCGCCGGGTGGCTGGCCGCGGTCCTCTTCGAACGGTCCGGGATCCGGCGCCCGCTGCCTCCGGCCCTGATGGCCGCGTTCGGCCTCTGGGTCAACATCGCGGCGGGACGCGTGACCTTCGCGCTCGGCGTCGCCTTCGCTCTCGCCGCTTGTGTGCTGCTGGTGGGTGAGCGGCGCGTGTGGCTGGCCGCCGGGTACGCGATGCTCGCGACGGCGGGCAGCCCGGTGGCCGGGCTCTTCCTCGTCGTGGCGGGCGCGGCCTACGGCCTGCTCCGCGACTGGAAGCGGGCCGCCGCGCTGACGGTCCCGCCGTTCCTGGTGGTGGGGACGACCACGCTGATGTTCCCCTTCCATGGGGAGGAGCCGATGGCGGCGGGTCGGATCCCGTGGCCCGCGCTGCTGGGCGTGGCCGTGGCGGTCTTCTCGCCGCGCCGCTGGCGGGTGGTGCGGCTGGGCGGTGCCGTATACGCGGTGGGTGTCCTCCTGACGTACCTGATCCCCTCGCCGATCGGCGCCAACGTGGAGCGGTTCGCCCTGCTGTTCGCGCCCGCCGTGCTGCTCGCCGCCGTGCTCTCGGCGGACCGGCGGCCCCGGTACGGGCGCGGTGCGCTGGCCGTGGCGCTCGCCGGCTCCCTGCTCTGGCTGGGATCGGGCACGCCCACCTCGTTCCTGCGGGGGACGGGGCAGGTCCCGGCCTGGGCCGCCGACAGCCAGGGTGTCGTACGGGCCCTGGACCGGCTCGGCGCCGACCGCACCCGGGTGGAGGTCGTCCCGGCCCACGACCACCGCGAGTCCGCCGTGCTGGCCCCGTACGTGAATCTGGCACGCGGCTGGAACACCCAGCTCGACATGACCCGCGGCCGCCTCTTCTACGACGGCACGCTCACCCCGACGACGTACCGCGCCTGGTTGGACCACTGGGCCGTCGGCTTCGTCGTGCTGCCCGAAGCCGAACCCGACCGGTTCGGGGAGGCCGAGGCACGCCTGCTGCGCGACAGCCTGCCCGCGTGGCTGGAACCCGTGTGGAGCGACGCGCACTGGCGGGTGTACCGGGTGCGTGACGCGGTGCCGCTGGTGTCGGCGCCCGCCACCGTCGTGCGCACCTCGGACGCCGCGCTCGACGTACGGATACCGAAGCCGGGTTCGGTGACCGTGCGGGTGGCGTACTCGCCGTGGCTGCGCGTCGAGGGCGCCTGCCTGCGGGAGGAGGGCGAGTTCACGCGCCTGACCGTCGACACTCCGGGCGTGTACCGGATCGACTCGGCATACCTCGCGTCCGCCTCGCCGTCGGGCTCGGCCGGCTGCTGA
- a CDS encoding DeoR/GlpR family DNA-binding transcription regulator → MDAEERRRGILETARRSGSVDVGKLAAGLGVSKETVRRDLNLLEGHGLVRRTHGGAHPVESAGFETTLAFRTTMHVPEKARIAAAAAALLGDAGTVYIDEGYTPQLIAAALPRDRPLTVVTSSLATAGDLASTENISVLLLGGRVRGGTLATVDHWATRMLSGFVIDLAYIGANGISREYGCTTPDPAVSEVKAEVMRVAKRRVFSGVHMKFGAVSFCRFANVTDFEAIVTDTGLHTSEAHRYALLGPQVIQA, encoded by the coding sequence GTGGACGCCGAGGAACGAAGACGCGGAATCCTGGAAACGGCACGCCGTTCCGGATCCGTGGATGTCGGAAAGCTCGCTGCCGGCCTCGGGGTCTCGAAGGAGACCGTGAGGCGTGATCTGAACCTGTTGGAGGGACACGGGCTGGTCCGGCGGACCCATGGCGGTGCGCATCCCGTGGAGAGCGCGGGCTTCGAGACCACGCTCGCCTTCCGTACCACCATGCACGTCCCCGAGAAGGCCCGGATCGCGGCCGCCGCGGCCGCACTGCTCGGGGACGCCGGGACCGTCTACATCGACGAGGGCTACACCCCGCAGCTCATCGCCGCCGCCCTGCCCCGCGACCGGCCACTGACCGTGGTCACCTCCTCGCTGGCCACCGCAGGTGACCTGGCTTCGACCGAGAACATCAGCGTGCTGCTGCTCGGCGGCCGGGTACGTGGCGGCACGCTGGCCACAGTCGACCACTGGGCGACCCGCATGCTGTCCGGCTTCGTCATCGACCTGGCGTACATCGGCGCGAACGGCATCTCCCGCGAGTACGGATGCACCACGCCCGATCCCGCGGTCAGCGAGGTGAAGGCCGAGGTCATGCGGGTCGCCAAACGCCGGGTGTTCTCCGGCGTCCACATGAAATTCGGTGCCGTGAGCTTCTGTCGATTCGCGAACGTGACGGACTTTGAGGCCATCGTCACCGACACGGGGCTGCACACCTCCGAGGCCCACCGCTACGCACTGCTGGGTCCCCAGGTCATCCAGGCCTGA
- a CDS encoding zinc-dependent alcohol dehydrogenase family protein, with protein MKAAVIEAPGKVSVTTVPDPTPGPREVVIDVAACGLCGTDLHILQGEFAPTLPVVPGHEFAGEVVGLGSEVTELTIGDRVAVDPSLYCNECRYCRAGRNNLCDRWQAIGVTVAGGAAEYAVAPVANCVRLPDHVDVQDAALIEPLSCAVRGYDVLSSRLGSHVLIYGSGTMGLMMLELAKRTGATSVDVVDVNAERLATAEKLGCSRAALSADEMGRPGGWDVVVDATGNAAAIQDGLERVAKAGTFLQFGVSDYATTATISPYRIYNEEITITGSMAVLHSYERAAELFATGVLDPQVFISHRLPLTEYPQALDRFAAGQGRKIVVLP; from the coding sequence GTGAAAGCCGCTGTCATCGAAGCCCCCGGCAAGGTCAGCGTCACCACGGTCCCCGACCCCACCCCCGGGCCGCGCGAGGTCGTGATCGACGTGGCGGCCTGCGGGTTGTGCGGGACCGATCTGCACATCCTGCAGGGCGAGTTCGCACCGACCCTGCCGGTCGTGCCGGGCCACGAGTTCGCCGGGGAGGTCGTGGGCCTCGGCAGCGAGGTCACCGAACTCACGATCGGCGACCGGGTCGCCGTGGACCCCTCGCTGTACTGCAACGAGTGCCGCTACTGCCGGGCGGGACGCAACAACCTCTGCGACCGGTGGCAGGCGATCGGCGTGACCGTGGCCGGTGGCGCCGCCGAGTACGCCGTGGCGCCCGTCGCCAACTGCGTACGGCTGCCGGACCACGTGGACGTCCAGGACGCGGCGCTGATCGAGCCGCTGTCCTGCGCCGTACGCGGCTACGACGTGCTCAGCAGCAGGCTCGGCTCCCATGTGCTGATCTACGGCAGCGGGACGATGGGCCTGATGATGCTGGAGCTGGCCAAGCGCACCGGTGCCACCTCGGTGGATGTCGTCGACGTCAACGCCGAGCGGCTGGCGACGGCTGAGAAGCTGGGCTGTTCCCGTGCGGCGCTGTCGGCCGACGAGATGGGGCGACCGGGTGGCTGGGATGTGGTGGTCGACGCGACCGGCAACGCCGCGGCCATCCAGGACGGCCTGGAACGGGTCGCCAAAGCCGGGACATTTCTGCAGTTCGGGGTCTCCGACTACGCGACCACGGCCACCATTTCGCCGTACCGCATCTACAACGAGGAGATCACCATCACCGGTTCCATGGCGGTGCTGCACAGCTATGAGCGCGCGGCGGAACTGTTCGCCACCGGGGTACTCGATCCCCAGGTCTTCATCAGCCACCGGCTGCCGCTGACGGAGTACCCGCAGGCACTGGACCGGTTCGCCGCCGGCCAGGGACGCAAGATCGTCGTGCTTCCCTGA